The following are encoded together in the Marmota flaviventris isolate mMarFla1 chromosome 18, mMarFla1.hap1, whole genome shotgun sequence genome:
- the LOC114080062 gene encoding sialic acid-binding Ig-like lectin 14 isoform X3: MLPLLLLPLLWAGSLQEDAGYKLQLQESVAVQAGLCALVPCSFSYPWSGWSPPSKLYIYWIREGDRTYYDGPVATNNPDMGVRTEHRNRFHLPGDVRDNNCSLLIRDAKKKDTGSYVLMADVGWNTRYTFRDKKLTLQVTALTEKPVIHSLEPLESGRPTSLSCRLPGSCEGGRPLQFSWTGAVTSSMAPGALQSSVLSLTPRPQDHDTNLTCQVKLQGSAVTTESTVQLNVSYAPQNLSVRILFGNSTALKVPSGPTSLPVLEGESLHLVCMADSNPPASLSWSWKTRALSPSQVSASGVLKLPFPGAEDEAEFTCQVQNPLGSQQLFLSLSVQRSFSSCLCVPEKQEGSWPLVLTLVRGAVMGAGFLLTYGLTWIYYTRCAGPQGSRAKRPG; this comes from the exons ATGCTgcccctgctgctgctgcccctgcTCTGGGCAG GGTCCCTGCAGGAAGATGCAGGGTACAAGCTCCAGCTGCAGGAGTCGGTGGCAGTGCAGGCTGGCCTGTGTGCCCTGGTGCCCTGCTCCTTCTCCTACCCCTGGAGTGGGTGGAGTCCCCCCAGCAAGCTCTACATCTACTGGATCCGGGAAGGGGACAGGACATACTATGATGGTCCTGTGGCCACAAACAACCCAGACATGGGCGTCAGAACAGAACACAGGAATCGATTCCATCTCCCTGGGGACGTCAGGGACAACAACTGCTCTCTGCTCATCAGAGACGCCAAGAAGAAGGACACAGGAAGCTACGTCCTGATGGCAGATGTAGGATGGAATACAAGATATACTTTCAGAGACAAGAAGCTGACTCTGCAGGTGACAG CCCTCACAGAGAAGCCCGTCATCCACTCTCTGGAGCCTCTGGAGTCCGGCCGCCCCACAAGCCTGAGCTGCCGCCTGCCAGGGTCCTGTGAAGGGGGAAGGCCTCTCCAGTTCTCCTGGACAGGGGCGGTCACTAGCTCCATGGCCCCCGGGGCCCTGCAGTCCTCAGTGCTCAGCCTCACCCCACGGCCCCAGGACCACGACACCAACCTCACCTGCCAGGTGAAACTGCAGGGATCTGCGGTGACCACGGAGAGCACCGTCCAGCTCAATGTGTCCT ATGCCCCTCAGAACCTCAGCGTCCGCATCCTCTTTGGAAACAGCACAG CCCTGAAGGTCCCAAGTGGACCCACATCACTGCCCGTCCTGGAGGGTGAGTCCCTGCACCTGGTCTGCATGGCGGACAGCAACCCGCCTGCCTCGCTGAGCTGGTCCTGGAAGACCAGAGCCCTGAGTCCCTCCCAGGTCTCAGCGTCTGGAGTCTTGAAGCTGCCCTTCCCAGGGGCTGAGGACGAAGCGGAGTTTACCTGCCAGGTTCAAAACCCGCTGGGCTCCCAGCAACTTTTTCTGAGCCTCTCTGTTCAGA gaAGCTTCTCTTCCTGCCTGTGTGTTCCTGAGAAGCAGGAGGGCTCCTGGCCCCTGGTCCTCACGCTGGTCAGGGGGGCTGTCATGGGGGCTGGCTTCCTCCTCACCTATGGCCTTACCTGGATCTACTACACCAG GTGTGCAGGTCCACAGGGGAGCAGAGCCAAGAGGCCTGGCTGA
- the LOC114080062 gene encoding sialic acid-binding Ig-like lectin 14 isoform X2, which produces MLPLLLLPLLWAGSLQEDAGYKLQLQESVAVQAGLCALVPCSFSYPWSGWSPPSKLYIYWIREGDRTYYDGPVATNNPDMGVRTEHRNRFHLPGDVRDNNCSLLIRDAKKKDTGSYVLMADVGWNTRYTFRDKKLTLQVTALTEKPVIHSLEPLESGRPTSLSCRLPGSCEGGRPLQFSWTGAVTSSMAPGALQSSVLSLTPRPQDHDTNLTCQVKLQGSAVTTESTVQLNVSYAPQNLSVRILFGNSTALKVPSGPTSLPVLEGESLHLVCMADSNPPASLSWSWKTRALSPSQVSASGVLKLPFPGAEDEAEFTCQVQNPLGSQQLFLSLSVQSVQVHRGAEPRGLAEPPTQDRVSPAEGVNLAPCPKTKNLPSQHLSLRPPNFLVSRDRNTRGVLNPALLFQLKTTSF; this is translated from the exons ATGCTgcccctgctgctgctgcccctgcTCTGGGCAG GGTCCCTGCAGGAAGATGCAGGGTACAAGCTCCAGCTGCAGGAGTCGGTGGCAGTGCAGGCTGGCCTGTGTGCCCTGGTGCCCTGCTCCTTCTCCTACCCCTGGAGTGGGTGGAGTCCCCCCAGCAAGCTCTACATCTACTGGATCCGGGAAGGGGACAGGACATACTATGATGGTCCTGTGGCCACAAACAACCCAGACATGGGCGTCAGAACAGAACACAGGAATCGATTCCATCTCCCTGGGGACGTCAGGGACAACAACTGCTCTCTGCTCATCAGAGACGCCAAGAAGAAGGACACAGGAAGCTACGTCCTGATGGCAGATGTAGGATGGAATACAAGATATACTTTCAGAGACAAGAAGCTGACTCTGCAGGTGACAG CCCTCACAGAGAAGCCCGTCATCCACTCTCTGGAGCCTCTGGAGTCCGGCCGCCCCACAAGCCTGAGCTGCCGCCTGCCAGGGTCCTGTGAAGGGGGAAGGCCTCTCCAGTTCTCCTGGACAGGGGCGGTCACTAGCTCCATGGCCCCCGGGGCCCTGCAGTCCTCAGTGCTCAGCCTCACCCCACGGCCCCAGGACCACGACACCAACCTCACCTGCCAGGTGAAACTGCAGGGATCTGCGGTGACCACGGAGAGCACCGTCCAGCTCAATGTGTCCT ATGCCCCTCAGAACCTCAGCGTCCGCATCCTCTTTGGAAACAGCACAG CCCTGAAGGTCCCAAGTGGACCCACATCACTGCCCGTCCTGGAGGGTGAGTCCCTGCACCTGGTCTGCATGGCGGACAGCAACCCGCCTGCCTCGCTGAGCTGGTCCTGGAAGACCAGAGCCCTGAGTCCCTCCCAGGTCTCAGCGTCTGGAGTCTTGAAGCTGCCCTTCCCAGGGGCTGAGGACGAAGCGGAGTTTACCTGCCAGGTTCAAAACCCGCTGGGCTCCCAGCAACTTTTTCTGAGCCTCTCTGTTCAGA GTGTGCAGGTCCACAGGGGAGCAGAGCCAAGAGGCCTGGCTGAGCCCCCTACCCAAGACAGAGTGAG ccctgcagagggAGTGAACTTGGCTCCCTGCCCCAAGACCAAGAACCTGCCATCTCAACACTTGAGTCTCCGGCCTCCCAACTTCCTGGTCAGCAGAGACCGGAATACACGTGGCGTCCTGAACCCAGCACTTCTTTTCCAGTTGAAGACTACCTCATTTTAA
- the LOC114080062 gene encoding sialic acid-binding Ig-like lectin 14 isoform X1, producing the protein MLPLLLLPLLWAGSLQEDAGYKLQLQESVAVQAGLCALVPCSFSYPWSGWSPPSKLYIYWIREGDRTYYDGPVATNNPDMGVRTEHRNRFHLPGDVRDNNCSLLIRDAKKKDTGSYVLMADVGWNTRYTFRDKKLTLQVTALTEKPVIHSLEPLESGRPTSLSCRLPGSCEGGRPLQFSWTGAVTSSMAPGALQSSVLSLTPRPQDHDTNLTCQVKLQGSAVTTESTVQLNVSYAPQNLSVRILFGNSTALKVPSGPTSLPVLEGESLHLVCMADSNPPASLSWSWKTRALSPSQVSASGVLKLPFPGAEDEAEFTCQVQNPLGSQQLFLSLSVQSVQVHRGAEPRGLAEPPTQDRVRYGHPAQMDLPASFSLKTLGSPTDHLVASCLPICLPHPSLLVSLRCLIVPTYPFFPAFLFPLHPQPCRGSELGSLPQDQEPAISTLESPASQLPGQQRPEYTWRPEPSTSFPVEDYLILITVKYCSI; encoded by the exons ATGCTgcccctgctgctgctgcccctgcTCTGGGCAG GGTCCCTGCAGGAAGATGCAGGGTACAAGCTCCAGCTGCAGGAGTCGGTGGCAGTGCAGGCTGGCCTGTGTGCCCTGGTGCCCTGCTCCTTCTCCTACCCCTGGAGTGGGTGGAGTCCCCCCAGCAAGCTCTACATCTACTGGATCCGGGAAGGGGACAGGACATACTATGATGGTCCTGTGGCCACAAACAACCCAGACATGGGCGTCAGAACAGAACACAGGAATCGATTCCATCTCCCTGGGGACGTCAGGGACAACAACTGCTCTCTGCTCATCAGAGACGCCAAGAAGAAGGACACAGGAAGCTACGTCCTGATGGCAGATGTAGGATGGAATACAAGATATACTTTCAGAGACAAGAAGCTGACTCTGCAGGTGACAG CCCTCACAGAGAAGCCCGTCATCCACTCTCTGGAGCCTCTGGAGTCCGGCCGCCCCACAAGCCTGAGCTGCCGCCTGCCAGGGTCCTGTGAAGGGGGAAGGCCTCTCCAGTTCTCCTGGACAGGGGCGGTCACTAGCTCCATGGCCCCCGGGGCCCTGCAGTCCTCAGTGCTCAGCCTCACCCCACGGCCCCAGGACCACGACACCAACCTCACCTGCCAGGTGAAACTGCAGGGATCTGCGGTGACCACGGAGAGCACCGTCCAGCTCAATGTGTCCT ATGCCCCTCAGAACCTCAGCGTCCGCATCCTCTTTGGAAACAGCACAG CCCTGAAGGTCCCAAGTGGACCCACATCACTGCCCGTCCTGGAGGGTGAGTCCCTGCACCTGGTCTGCATGGCGGACAGCAACCCGCCTGCCTCGCTGAGCTGGTCCTGGAAGACCAGAGCCCTGAGTCCCTCCCAGGTCTCAGCGTCTGGAGTCTTGAAGCTGCCCTTCCCAGGGGCTGAGGACGAAGCGGAGTTTACCTGCCAGGTTCAAAACCCGCTGGGCTCCCAGCAACTTTTTCTGAGCCTCTCTGTTCAGA GTGTGCAGGTCCACAGGGGAGCAGAGCCAAGAGGCCTGGCTGAGCCCCCTACCCAAGACAGAGTGAGGTATGGACACCCCGCCCAGATGGACCTCCCTGCCAGCTTCTCTCTGAAGACCCTGGGCTCACCTACTGACCACCTCGTTGCCTCCTGCCTGCCCATCTGCCTACCCCACCCATCCCTGCTGGTCTCACTCCGCTGCCTGATTGTACCAACCTACCCCTTCTTTCCTGCCTTTCTCTTCCccctgcatccccagccctgcagagggAGTGAACTTGGCTCCCTGCCCCAAGACCAAGAACCTGCCATCTCAACACTTGAGTCTCCGGCCTCCCAACTTCCTGGTCAGCAGAGACCGGAATACACGTGGCGTCCTGAACCCAGCACTTCTTTTCCAGTTGAAGACTACCTCATTTTAATTACTGTAAAATATTGTAGCATTTAA
- the LOC114080062 gene encoding sialic acid-binding Ig-like lectin 14 isoform X4, which translates to MLPLLLLPLLWAGSLQEDAGYKLQLQESVAVQAGLCALVPCSFSYPWSGWSPPSKLYIYWIREGDRTYYDGPVATNNPDMGVRTEHRNRFHLPGDVRDNNCSLLIRDAKKKDTGSYVLMADVGWNTRYTFRDKKLTLQVTALTEKPVIHSLEPLESGRPTSLSCRLPGSCEGGRPLQFSWTGAVTSSMAPGALQSSVLSLTPRPQDHDTNLTCQVKLQGSAVTTESTVQLNVSYAPQNLSVRILFGNSTALKVPSGPTSLPVLEGESLHLVCMADSNPPASLSWSWKTRALSPSQVSASGVLKLPFPGAEDEAEFTCQVQNPLGSQQLFLSLSVQSE; encoded by the exons ATGCTgcccctgctgctgctgcccctgcTCTGGGCAG GGTCCCTGCAGGAAGATGCAGGGTACAAGCTCCAGCTGCAGGAGTCGGTGGCAGTGCAGGCTGGCCTGTGTGCCCTGGTGCCCTGCTCCTTCTCCTACCCCTGGAGTGGGTGGAGTCCCCCCAGCAAGCTCTACATCTACTGGATCCGGGAAGGGGACAGGACATACTATGATGGTCCTGTGGCCACAAACAACCCAGACATGGGCGTCAGAACAGAACACAGGAATCGATTCCATCTCCCTGGGGACGTCAGGGACAACAACTGCTCTCTGCTCATCAGAGACGCCAAGAAGAAGGACACAGGAAGCTACGTCCTGATGGCAGATGTAGGATGGAATACAAGATATACTTTCAGAGACAAGAAGCTGACTCTGCAGGTGACAG CCCTCACAGAGAAGCCCGTCATCCACTCTCTGGAGCCTCTGGAGTCCGGCCGCCCCACAAGCCTGAGCTGCCGCCTGCCAGGGTCCTGTGAAGGGGGAAGGCCTCTCCAGTTCTCCTGGACAGGGGCGGTCACTAGCTCCATGGCCCCCGGGGCCCTGCAGTCCTCAGTGCTCAGCCTCACCCCACGGCCCCAGGACCACGACACCAACCTCACCTGCCAGGTGAAACTGCAGGGATCTGCGGTGACCACGGAGAGCACCGTCCAGCTCAATGTGTCCT ATGCCCCTCAGAACCTCAGCGTCCGCATCCTCTTTGGAAACAGCACAG CCCTGAAGGTCCCAAGTGGACCCACATCACTGCCCGTCCTGGAGGGTGAGTCCCTGCACCTGGTCTGCATGGCGGACAGCAACCCGCCTGCCTCGCTGAGCTGGTCCTGGAAGACCAGAGCCCTGAGTCCCTCCCAGGTCTCAGCGTCTGGAGTCTTGAAGCTGCCCTTCCCAGGGGCTGAGGACGAAGCGGAGTTTACCTGCCAGGTTCAAAACCCGCTGGGCTCCCAGCAACTTTTTCTGAGCCTCTCTGTTCAGAGTGAGTAG